DNA from Helcococcus ovis:
TAATCTCTTGTATTGATACCGGCACCCACGATGAAGCTTTTATTAGAATCTAAAAGTTCATTTGGGTTTGATTTGTGCATGTCATAATCTTTTCTAAATACAAAGAATTGTAAATTTTGATTATCATCAACTATTGGTAAAACATTTAATTTATGTTCCCAAAGTATATCATTAGCTTGACTTAGAGTTAGACCAACATTAGCATATATTAAATTTTCAAATTTTGTCATAAACTCTGTAACTTTAATATCAGTAGTCATTCTCGAAATTCTATAATCTCTACTTGTTACAAGTCCCAAAAGTTTACCTTTACTTGTACCATCTTCAGTTATAGCTATTGTTGAATATCCATTTTTTTCTTTTAGCTCAAGTACATCAGCTAAAGTTGCATCGGGAGATAAATTACTATCACTTACTACAAATCCCGATTTATATGATTTAACTTTTTTAATCATATTTGCTTGAGATTCAATGGATTGAGAGCCAAAAATAAAAGAAATTCCACCTTCTCTAGCTAAACTAACAGCCATTTTATCATCTGATACGGCTTGCATTATTGCTGATACAAGTGGAATATTCGCACTAATTTTAGGTGTTTCACCCTTTTTAAATTTTGTAATAGGTGTTTTTAAACTAACATTTGATACCATGTGTTGTTTCGATGAATAACCAGGTACTAATAAGTATTCACTAAATGTTCTTGATGGTTCGCTAAAATAAAATGCCATAAAATATCCTTTCTTATTTACTAAATATTTCCAAAATTAAAATTTAATATATTTAAATTTGTGATTAATTTTATCATTTATGTTTGTTAAAGTCAAAGGGATATTTTTTATATATCATTTATTTTCATTTTTTGAATTATTTTATCCGTTCTAAGCATTACAGATTGTAATTATTTACATTAATAGTTATAATTATTTTAAGGAGGAATTATGGATTTTGAAAATCGTAAAATTTTAGTAAAAAAAAGTAGAATTAATAAAAATAAAATTGTTAAAAATATTTTATATATTATATTTTTTATTATAATGGCATTACTAGCTAAAAATTATATTTTTAAACAAAAAATAAATTCTGAAATTGTTTATGTTTTTGATAAATCAAACAATAATGTTATATTTGAAAAAAATAAAAATAAAAAAATATCTCCTGCAAGTCTATCAAAATTATTTTTGACAGATTATATTATAGAAAATTATAATTTAGATACTGTAATTTCACCTTCTGATGGAATATTAGAATATGTACCTAAAAATTCATCTTTAGCTAATATTGAATATAAAGAATATACATTAAGAAATTTAGTTGCAGGATTATTAGTTCCTTCAGGTAATGATGCTGCATATGTTTTGGCTGATTTTTGTGGGAAAAATTTAGATAAAAGTTTAAGAGATATAAAAACTAGGTTGGACTTATTTCAAGAAAAATTCAATATATTTTTGAGAGATAGAGGATATGAAAATACTAAAATATACAATCCATCTGGTTTTGATTATGAATCATATACTACTTGTGAGGATTTAAATAATGTTGTTAATAATATTATTCAATATAAGTTTATAAGAGAAGTTATATCAAGTTATGAATATATTGCTAGTTTACCTGATGACACCGATATTGCTTGGATAAATACAAATAAATTTTTAGATCCTAATTTTAAATATTTTAGTAAAAAAATTAAAGGAACTAAAACCGGTTCATTAGATGGGATAAATAATTTGATTTTATTGTATAATAAAGGTGATAGAGAATATATCATTCATATATTAGGTTCAAAAACTGATAAACAAAGATATGAAGAAGCCAATGAAATTATAAAAAGAATTATTGAAAAATAAAAAATAGTCATGTTCTAATTCAATTTTTTGTAAAAGGGCATGACTATTTTTCATTTAATTTTATTCAACTGAGTAATTATCAAAGTAACCTTTAATGTAAATTACAGGAGTACCTTTATCTCCTGAACCCGACATTAAATCACATAATGAGCCGACAAGGTCTGTAAGTTGTCGAGGAGTTGTGCCTAATTTTGCATTTTGTGTAACATCATTATCATCTTTGGTTTTGATTTTTTCTTTCATTGCTTTAATTGCTTCTTCACCTGACAAATCTGCCAAATCATTATCTGCAAGATATTTTATTTTAACTTCATTTGGTCTACCGATTAAACCATCAGTAAATCCGGGAGATACAACAGGATCAGCTAATTCCCATATTCCACCAATAGGATCCTTAAATGCACCATCACCATATACTAAAACTTCAATTTTTTTACCCGTTCTTTTCATTATTTCTGCTTGAACATCATCAACGAATTTTTTAGCATCTCTAGGGAATAATTTTAGTGAATCATCGCTAGCTGCGTTTGAACCATATAGTCCATAGTGTTCGTTATATCCGGAATTGTTTATTGGACTTGACATAATATCAGCAAGTGTATACACAGAATTAATACCATGTTCCTTGAAATATTCTTTCATGTATTCTCTATCATGTATATTTGCTACAAGTATAGATTTTGAGTTTTTTGCAATATCTTCTAGATTGTTTGAGTATAAGATTTCTACTTGACCTTTTTGAAATACTGATTTATATATTTCAACATAATCAAGTCCTGTGAATGGGTGAAGGTATTTTTTACCTAAGATATTTAGATAGTCCTCTTCGGTTAGAGTATCTTTGTAGATGTTTACATTTTTTTTCATTATTTCATATTTATCCATAAGTAGATTTCCTACTTCATCACTTGGATATGAAAGATAAATTTTAACTTTTTTATTTGTATTTGCGATAGCTTTTAGAATATTTAAAAATCTGTTTCTGCTTAAAATTGGATGCACTAAGCTTATTTCATCATTATACTTACTGTTTAAGTCTTCAGTAATGTATGATAATTTTACATAGTTTCCCTGTGTCCTTGCCAATAAAGATTCAGTAATACCAATGATGTCAGTATTTGAAACCTCGATTTTTTGTTGCTCTATAACTTCTGTAAAACAATCACTCACGATTTTTACTAAATCATCACCTTGTTTTACAATTGGTAGCCTTATTCCTAATGAACTTGTACCTATTAATCTACTCATTTATGCTCCTTATTTGTTTAATACTAATTTGTGTAATTCCAATGGTAGGATATATTCACCATTTTTGTAAACTCTCATGTTTCCACCTGAAATTTCGTCTATAAGAATAATATTTTGATTTTCATCAATACCAAATTCTAATTTAATATCATATAAATCTAAACCT
Protein-coding regions in this window:
- a CDS encoding D-alanyl-D-alanine carboxypeptidase family protein; translated protein: MDFENRKILVKKSRINKNKIVKNILYIIFFIIMALLAKNYIFKQKINSEIVYVFDKSNNNVIFEKNKNKKISPASLSKLFLTDYIIENYNLDTVISPSDGILEYVPKNSSLANIEYKEYTLRNLVAGLLVPSGNDAAYVLADFCGKNLDKSLRDIKTRLDLFQEKFNIFLRDRGYENTKIYNPSGFDYESYTTCEDLNNVVNNIIQYKFIREVISSYEYIASLPDDTDIAWINTNKFLDPNFKYFSKKIKGTKTGSLDGINNLILLYNKGDREYIIHILGSKTDKQRYEEANEIIKRIIEK
- a CDS encoding coenzyme F420-0:L-glutamate ligase, with the protein product MSRLIGTSSLGIRLPIVKQGDDLVKIVSDCFTEVIEQQKIEVSNTDIIGITESLLARTQGNYVKLSYITEDLNSKYNDEISLVHPILSRNRFLNILKAIANTNKKVKIYLSYPSDEVGNLLMDKYEIMKKNVNIYKDTLTEEDYLNILGKKYLHPFTGLDYVEIYKSVFQKGQVEILYSNNLEDIAKNSKSILVANIHDREYMKEYFKEHGINSVYTLADIMSSPINNSGYNEHYGLYGSNAASDDSLKLFPRDAKKFVDDVQAEIMKRTGKKIEVLVYGDGAFKDPIGGIWELADPVVSPGFTDGLIGRPNEVKIKYLADNDLADLSGEEAIKAMKEKIKTKDDNDVTQNAKLGTTPRQLTDLVGSLCDLMSGSGDKGTPVIYIKGYFDNYSVE